A genome region from Flavobacterium sp. CFS9 includes the following:
- a CDS encoding DegT/DnrJ/EryC1/StrS family aminotransferase, with protein sequence MDKKKIYLSLSQQNGFENEYIQKALEVNWITTGGPNVEEFECKLEKYYEEESFVTALNSGTSAIHLALILIGVKAGDEVICQSMTFSASANPVLYQGAIPIFVDSEAETWNICPQNLEIAIKDRIKKGKKPKAIIAVHLYGVPYKVDEVHAIADKYEIPVIEDSAEALGSCYKGKKCGSFGNFGILSFNGNKIITTSSGGALISSSKEAKERAVFFATQSRDNAVHYQHSEIGYNYRMSNICAGIGLGQIKSLHTNIESKVINHNFYKTIFNSIRNVELFEVLNEDYFSNYWLNAILVEPDFSNSISSESLRLAFEKENIESRPLWKPMHLQPIFEKHPYYGGDIAKDLFEKGLCLPSGSNLTCEDKEKIKKVILDFFKL encoded by the coding sequence ATGGATAAAAAAAAAATTTACTTGTCATTGTCACAACAAAATGGCTTTGAAAATGAATATATTCAAAAAGCATTAGAGGTAAACTGGATAACTACCGGCGGACCTAATGTAGAAGAATTCGAATGTAAACTTGAAAAATATTATGAAGAAGAATCATTTGTAACAGCTTTAAATTCTGGAACTTCGGCAATTCATTTGGCATTGATTTTAATTGGAGTTAAGGCTGGTGATGAAGTGATTTGTCAAAGTATGACTTTTTCGGCATCCGCAAATCCAGTTCTTTATCAAGGTGCAATTCCTATTTTTGTAGATAGTGAAGCAGAGACATGGAATATTTGTCCACAAAATCTGGAAATTGCTATAAAAGATAGAATTAAGAAAGGTAAAAAACCAAAGGCAATAATTGCTGTCCATTTATATGGTGTACCATATAAAGTTGATGAAGTACATGCGATTGCTGATAAATATGAAATCCCTGTTATTGAGGATAGTGCTGAAGCATTAGGGAGTTGCTATAAAGGAAAAAAATGCGGTAGTTTTGGTAATTTTGGTATCTTATCTTTTAATGGAAATAAAATAATAACAACTTCGAGTGGCGGGGCATTAATTTCTAGTTCTAAAGAGGCAAAAGAGAGAGCAGTTTTTTTCGCAACTCAGTCAAGGGACAATGCAGTTCATTATCAACATAGCGAAATAGGTTATAATTATAGAATGAGTAATATTTGTGCAGGGATAGGTTTAGGACAGATTAAAAGTTTGCACACTAATATAGAATCCAAAGTAATTAATCATAATTTCTATAAAACGATTTTTAATTCCATTCGTAATGTTGAACTTTTTGAAGTTCTTAATGAAGATTATTTCTCAAATTATTGGTTGAATGCAATCTTGGTTGAGCCAGATTTTAGCAATAGTATAAGTAGTGAATCTTTAAGATTAGCTTTTGAAAAAGAAAATATCGAAAGCCGCCCACTTTGGAAACCGATGCATTTGCAACCTATTTTTGAGAAACATCCGTATTACGGAGGCGATATAGCAAAAGACTTATTTGAAAAAGGATTGTGTTTGCCTTCAGGATCGAATCTAACATGTGAGGATAAGGAAAAAATTAAAAAAGTTATTCTAGATTTTTTTAAATTATAA
- a CDS encoding dTDP-4-dehydrorhamnose 3,5-epimerase, whose protein sequence is MDKIIVDGVLLTPLKKIHHPKGDVFHGMKKSDPGFFGFGEAYFSTINSEDTKPWKKHFDMTLNFVVPIGEIRFVIYDDREYSMTKNCFFDVTLGDNNYQRITIPPGVWVAFSGKGKSYNLLLNLASIEHDPNEIERKENLSDIKYQW, encoded by the coding sequence ATGGACAAAATAATTGTAGACGGAGTTTTACTAACCCCGCTAAAAAAAATACATCATCCAAAGGGTGATGTATTTCATGGAATGAAAAAATCTGATCCTGGTTTTTTTGGTTTTGGAGAAGCTTATTTTTCTACAATTAATAGTGAAGATACTAAACCATGGAAGAAACATTTTGATATGACTTTGAATTTTGTGGTACCAATTGGAGAAATTCGTTTTGTTATTTACGATGACAGAGAATACAGTATGACTAAAAATTGTTTTTTCGATGTGACTTTGGGAGATAATAATTACCAGAGAATTACAATTCCTCCCGGTGTTTGGGTCGCTTTCAGTGGAAAAGGAAAATCATATAATTTGCTGTTAAATTTAGCTAGTATAGAACATGATCCAAATGAAATCGAAAGAAAAGAAAACTTATCTGATATAAAATATCAATGGTAA
- a CDS encoding NAD-dependent epimerase/dehydratase family protein, producing the protein MKILLTGANGFLGRSIKEKLSKEYEVFDLSRSKGDYTYFLEKEIPVFKENFDIVIHSAGKAHSIPKSDQEKKEFYDINVTGTSNLLKGLENKGLPKQFVFISSVSVYGQETGRNINENHSLNAVDPYGVSKIEAEKIIIEWCRINNVICTILRLPLLVAKEPPGNLGAMLKAIEKGYYFNIAGGKAKKSMVLTKDIASFIPIVAPIGGTYNLTDGIHPSFFELSFLISNKRYFSLPLGIAKLIGKIGDIVVGERAPITSLKVKKITSDLTFDDSKARELLNWKPEPVLDYLKREKL; encoded by the coding sequence ATGAAGATATTGTTGACAGGGGCGAATGGTTTTTTGGGGAGATCTATAAAAGAGAAGCTTTCAAAAGAATATGAAGTTTTTGATTTATCCCGAAGTAAAGGAGATTATACTTATTTTTTGGAAAAAGAAATTCCTGTTTTTAAAGAAAATTTTGACATTGTCATTCATTCAGCGGGGAAAGCACATAGTATCCCAAAAAGTGATCAGGAGAAAAAAGAATTTTATGATATTAATGTAACGGGCACTTCAAATCTCTTAAAAGGTTTGGAGAATAAAGGATTGCCAAAGCAATTTGTTTTTATAAGCTCTGTTTCTGTTTATGGACAAGAAACAGGTCGTAATATAAATGAAAATCATTCTCTAAATGCTGTTGATCCTTATGGAGTTAGTAAGATTGAGGCTGAGAAAATTATAATAGAATGGTGTCGCATAAACAATGTTATATGTACAATTTTAAGATTACCTCTTTTAGTTGCTAAAGAACCTCCCGGGAATTTAGGAGCTATGCTAAAAGCAATTGAAAAGGGCTATTATTTTAACATTGCAGGAGGGAAAGCAAAAAAAAGTATGGTTTTGACTAAAGATATAGCTTCTTTTATACCAATAGTCGCACCAATTGGTGGAACATATAATCTAACAGATGGAATTCATCCCAGTTTTTTTGAGTTAAGTTTTTTGATTTCTAACAAAAGATATTTTAGTTTACCTTTAGGTATTGCTAAATTAATTGGAAAAATTGGAGATATAGTAGTAGGCGAGAGAGCTCCTATAACTTCATTGAAAGTGAAAAAAATTACATCAGATTTAACTTTTGATGATTCAAAAGCAAGAGAATTATTAAATTGGAAACCAGAACCAGTTCTAGATTATTTGAAAAGAGAAAAGCTGTAA
- a CDS encoding glycosyltransferase family 2 protein, whose amino-acid sequence MPLVSVIVTTYNRKDLLAETLNSILNQTFQDFELIVVDNFSAYDFFTHIESFKSAKIKCFQNHNNGIIAINRNYGLKQATGSYIAFCDDDDIWFSNKLETQVAILNGKSDQTKKLVYSDVLLFGENISEKISNRKATDDINDLIKRNQIPLSSTLISYSDLVIFNEDSDLIACEDFYLWLKLMKNGYSFFYIKEPLIKYRMAANSAYNSNAHLAHVRTIYALIKYVINFGFEGVNMLGFVKVVYTELFKFYIKNLKSKLKSNA is encoded by the coding sequence ATGCCACTTGTTAGTGTAATCGTAACGACTTATAATAGAAAAGATTTATTAGCGGAAACATTAAATTCAATATTAAATCAGACTTTTCAGGATTTTGAATTAATTGTCGTTGATAATTTTTCTGCTTATGATTTTTTTACTCATATAGAGAGCTTTAAAAGCGCAAAAATAAAATGTTTTCAAAATCATAATAATGGTATCATTGCGATCAATAGAAATTATGGATTAAAGCAAGCTACAGGTAGTTATATTGCATTTTGTGATGACGATGACATTTGGTTTTCTAATAAATTGGAAACACAAGTAGCAATCTTAAACGGCAAAAGTGATCAGACTAAAAAATTAGTTTATTCTGATGTATTACTTTTTGGTGAGAATATTAGTGAAAAAATTTCAAATCGTAAGGCTACAGATGACATTAATGATCTGATTAAAAGAAACCAAATCCCCCTTTCAAGTACTTTAATTTCATATTCTGATTTAGTAATTTTTAATGAGGATTCTGATTTGATTGCATGTGAAGACTTTTATCTTTGGTTGAAATTAATGAAAAATGGTTATTCATTTTTTTATATAAAAGAACCTCTTATAAAATATAGAATGGCAGCCAATTCTGCCTATAATTCTAATGCTCATTTAGCTCATGTCAGAACTATTTACGCATTGATAAAGTACGTAATAAACTTCGGATTTGAAGGAGTCAATATGCTTGGCTTTGTAAAAGTTGTTTATACAGAACTTTTTAAATTTTATATCAAGAATTTAAAATCAAAGCTTAAAAGTAATGCTTGA
- a CDS encoding glycosyltransferase family 4 protein, with protein MEYLTLGIVLMIIMLLYFKMADHFNIIDKPNQRSSHTEITLRGGGIIFWFSALMYFIQHIQNNYFFFTGITLVSLVSFWDDIQSLSNKIRISIHFLAISLVFYDLGLFELVPIWGTVIAYILAIGLINAYNFMDGINGITGLYTLIVMGVLLYVNQNIQFFTDGIFIKYAMIASLVFLFFNYRKKAKCFAGDVGSIAIAFWIIYLVVKLILVTDSLIWLLFLAVYGVDTICTIIHRLYLKQNIFEAHRLHLYQVLSNECKIQHRLVSLFYAIIQSGVSFLVISLYQKVQDSLLFLVVIIPLLFIYSLKFYLLNKNNLSLNV; from the coding sequence ATGGAATATTTAACTTTAGGAATTGTTTTGATGATTATAATGCTGCTTTATTTTAAAATGGCAGATCATTTTAACATAATTGATAAACCTAATCAAAGAAGTTCACATACAGAAATTACATTAAGAGGTGGTGGTATCATTTTTTGGTTTTCGGCCTTAATGTATTTTATTCAACATATACAGAATAATTATTTTTTCTTTACTGGAATAACTTTGGTTAGTTTGGTCAGTTTTTGGGATGATATTCAAAGTTTATCTAATAAGATTAGAATATCGATTCATTTTTTAGCGATTTCCTTAGTTTTTTATGATTTAGGTTTGTTTGAATTAGTTCCAATCTGGGGAACAGTAATAGCTTATATTTTGGCTATTGGATTAATAAATGCATATAATTTCATGGATGGAATTAATGGAATTACAGGTCTATATACTTTGATAGTAATGGGTGTGTTATTGTATGTAAACCAAAATATTCAATTTTTTACTGATGGTATATTTATAAAATATGCAATGATTGCAAGCTTAGTTTTTTTATTTTTTAATTATAGAAAAAAGGCTAAATGTTTTGCTGGCGATGTAGGAAGTATTGCTATTGCATTTTGGATAATTTACTTAGTTGTAAAATTAATTTTAGTTACAGATTCGCTTATTTGGCTTTTGTTTTTAGCTGTCTATGGAGTAGATACTATATGTACAATCATTCATCGTTTATATCTGAAACAGAATATTTTTGAAGCACATCGCTTACATTTATACCAGGTTTTAAGTAATGAATGCAAGATACAACATAGGTTAGTATCATTGTTTTATGCAATTATACAATCGGGGGTTTCATTTTTAGTTATCAGTTTATATCAAAAAGTTCAAGATTCTCTCTTGTTTTTGGTTGTAATTATACCTCTATTATTTATATATTCATTGAAATTTTATTTGTTAAATAAAAACAATTTAAGTTTAAATGTATGA
- a CDS encoding glycosyltransferase family 4 protein, protein MKIAYLFPRLDNKSSITLFQDLMPQLKLIDSKIEIDIYYFDEEIALTFEEKTTRLGFFELLPVNDYDIIHSSGLRPNIYTYLHGRKFNNKTKLITTIHSFIYKDFRNQFNAVFASIFSKIWYLVLNSQNTVVVLTDIAKQYYSNKIKTRVEVVNNGRKKIQTNSISDIDKELMMEIRGKFSFVMGTHAVVSKIKGLDTVIKGLQTLKDFCFIIIGDGPEVENLKLLARELNVHNQVFFLGFKKNIGSFFQFYDVYVMPSRSEGLPIALIEAISCKTLCLTSNIPTFNELFTDEEVPKFILDDTNDFCKEILKLKESDRRENFIENAYYKYHQKYSDEIMAKNYYSLYKKLL, encoded by the coding sequence ATGAAAATTGCTTACCTGTTTCCCAGGCTTGACAATAAAAGTTCCATTACTCTTTTTCAAGATTTAATGCCTCAACTGAAATTAATAGACAGTAAAATTGAAATTGATATATATTATTTTGATGAAGAAATAGCTTTGACTTTTGAAGAAAAAACAACAAGATTAGGTTTTTTCGAGCTACTTCCCGTAAATGATTATGATATTATTCATTCAAGTGGTTTAAGGCCAAATATTTATACATATTTACATGGAAGAAAGTTTAATAATAAAACAAAATTAATAACTACAATTCATAGTTTTATTTATAAAGATTTTAGAAATCAGTTTAATGCTGTTTTTGCTTCTATTTTTTCAAAAATTTGGTATTTAGTTTTAAATTCTCAAAATACTGTAGTTGTTCTTACTGATATTGCAAAACAATATTATTCGAATAAGATTAAGACCAGAGTTGAGGTTGTTAATAATGGAAGAAAAAAAATTCAAACAAATTCGATATCGGATATAGATAAGGAATTAATGATGGAAATTAGAGGAAAGTTTTCATTTGTTATGGGGACTCATGCAGTGGTTTCTAAAATTAAAGGTTTAGATACTGTCATCAAAGGCCTTCAAACTTTAAAGGATTTTTGTTTTATAATTATAGGTGATGGTCCAGAAGTCGAAAATTTAAAATTATTGGCTAGAGAATTAAATGTTCATAATCAAGTTTTCTTTTTAGGGTTTAAAAAAAACATAGGATCATTTTTTCAGTTTTATGATGTTTATGTGATGCCATCAAGAAGTGAAGGATTGCCAATTGCTTTAATTGAAGCGATATCATGCAAGACTTTATGTCTAACAAGCAATATTCCTACGTTTAATGAGCTTTTTACAGATGAAGAAGTCCCTAAATTTATATTAGACGATACTAATGATTTTTGTAAAGAAATTTTAAAATTAAAAGAATCTGATCGTCGAGAAAACTTTATAGAAAATGCATATTATAAGTATCATCAAAAATATTCTGATGAAATAATGGCAAAAAATTATTACTCTTTGTACAAAAAGTTATTATAA
- a CDS encoding glycosyltransferase family 2 protein — translation MIENNVSIIMPSYKSERFITKSIESVLNQTHKNWELIIIDDCSPDNSLQIIKEYCNIDSRIRLVTHEKNSGVAESRNRGIKEAKFPYIAFLDSDDLWEENKLEVQLNFMEQNKAAISFTQYYRINEVDEKIGEVNRIPDTVSYFDLLKGNVIAMSTSMMDMRVVEKIKFEKIGHEDYLFWLMALKSGPIALGINLKLVHYRVHSTSLSSNKLKAVTYTWHIYREWLNLNIIGSAYYFFIHEFNAVRKRLQL, via the coding sequence ATGATTGAGAATAACGTTTCTATTATAATGCCATCTTATAAATCAGAAAGATTTATAACAAAATCTATTGAGTCGGTATTAAATCAAACTCATAAAAATTGGGAATTAATAATTATTGATGACTGTTCACCAGATAATTCTTTACAAATCATTAAAGAATATTGTAACATCGATTCCAGAATTAGGTTAGTCACTCATGAAAAAAATTCTGGAGTTGCTGAATCTAGAAATAGAGGGATAAAAGAAGCTAAATTTCCATATATTGCTTTTCTTGATTCGGATGATTTATGGGAAGAAAATAAATTGGAAGTTCAGTTAAATTTTATGGAGCAAAATAAAGCTGCAATATCTTTTACTCAATATTACAGAATTAATGAAGTTGATGAAAAAATAGGGGAAGTTAATAGAATACCAGATACTGTAAGTTACTTTGATCTTTTAAAAGGCAACGTTATTGCTATGTCAACTTCAATGATGGACATGAGGGTTGTAGAAAAAATTAAATTCGAAAAAATAGGGCATGAAGACTATTTATTCTGGCTTATGGCTTTAAAAAGTGGTCCTATTGCATTAGGAATAAATTTGAAACTTGTACATTATAGAGTTCATTCAACGTCATTATCATCTAATAAGCTAAAAGCTGTAACTTATACCTGGCATATTTACAGGGAGTGGCTAAATCTGAATATAATTGGGAGTGCATATTATTTTTTTATACACGAGTTTAATGCAGTTCGTAAAAGATTACAGTTATGA
- a CDS encoding WxcM-like domain-containing protein codes for MIPKIIQGANFSDYRGIISYVNDFSFSDIARFYIISNTPENPIRAWQGHKLDAKNFYCLSGSFKIHFVKVDNWENPSKKLIVETILVSESDSKIVHIPPGYANAIESLEVNSKLISFSTLPLANVSEDDSRYPSDYWSLNG; via the coding sequence ATGATACCTAAAATTATTCAAGGAGCGAATTTTTCAGATTATCGTGGAATCATTTCATACGTAAATGATTTTTCCTTTAGCGATATAGCGCGTTTTTATATTATTAGTAATACTCCGGAAAACCCGATCCGTGCTTGGCAGGGGCATAAATTAGACGCTAAAAATTTTTATTGTTTGAGTGGATCTTTTAAAATTCACTTTGTTAAAGTAGATAATTGGGAAAATCCTTCAAAAAAATTAATTGTTGAGACAATTTTAGTTTCAGAATCGGATAGTAAAATTGTTCATATCCCTCCAGGTTATGCAAATGCTATTGAATCTTTAGAAGTAAATTCAAAATTGATTTCATTTTCTACTTTGCCATTAGCGAATGTAAGTGAAGATGATAGTCGTTATCCTTCAGATTATTGGTCTTTAAATGGATAA
- a CDS encoding NAD-dependent epimerase/dehydratase family protein codes for MVKKKILITGGSGYIGGRLCLHFANEGYSVTSLCHSKIPSNQDWVSKMEKVVIGDVRDELFLIELAKDNYDIVIHLVSLDHHQSNLSPTFVSSVNITPVWSILEIFSKQGLSKFIYFSTAQIYGTLQDEHVLENQTLKPQNPYGLTHQIGEVLCDYYNRKSSVDCSIIRLSNSYGAPLFEENNCWWLVINDLCQMAYKKKEIVLQSDGSPLRDFIHGWDVCSGVQTVVETSNKQHFVYNLSSGKTLSILDIAEKVKKIYLDRYNVELVITKAKSNHNITEKRVYKIDNSLICQIGFEPKWSLEMGINDLFDFLEKTMFKK; via the coding sequence ATGGTAAAAAAAAAGATTCTCATTACTGGCGGGAGTGGATATATAGGAGGGCGTCTGTGCTTGCATTTTGCTAATGAAGGATATTCTGTAACATCTCTTTGTCATTCAAAAATTCCTTCTAATCAGGATTGGGTATCAAAGATGGAAAAAGTTGTAATTGGAGATGTCAGAGATGAATTATTTCTAATAGAATTAGCTAAGGATAATTATGATATAGTAATTCATCTTGTTTCTTTAGATCATCATCAGTCTAACTTATCTCCAACTTTCGTTAGTTCAGTTAACATAACACCAGTCTGGTCCATATTGGAAATATTTTCTAAGCAGGGTCTTAGTAAATTTATTTATTTTTCTACAGCACAAATTTATGGAACGTTACAAGATGAACACGTTTTAGAAAACCAAACATTAAAACCTCAAAATCCTTATGGGCTAACTCATCAAATCGGGGAAGTACTTTGCGATTATTACAATCGAAAATCTTCCGTAGATTGTAGCATAATTAGACTTTCAAATAGTTATGGAGCACCATTGTTTGAAGAAAATAATTGTTGGTGGTTGGTTATAAACGATTTATGTCAAATGGCATACAAAAAAAAAGAAATCGTATTGCAGTCAGATGGTTCTCCTCTGCGTGATTTTATTCATGGTTGGGATGTTTGTAGTGGAGTGCAGACTGTAGTTGAAACAAGTAATAAACAACATTTTGTTTATAATTTAAGTTCTGGAAAAACGTTGTCAATTTTGGATATCGCTGAAAAAGTAAAAAAAATCTATTTGGATCGCTATAATGTTGAATTAGTTATTACGAAAGCAAAATCAAACCATAATATCACAGAAAAAAGAGTATATAAAATTGATAACAGCTTGATTTGCCAAATTGGATTTGAACCCAAATGGAGCTTAGAGATGGGAATAAATGATCTTTTCGATTTTTTAGAAAAAACAATGTTTAAAAAATAA
- the rfbF gene encoding glucose-1-phosphate cytidylyltransferase has product MKAVILCGGYGTRIRDVADDIPKPMIPIGGKPIIWHIMKTYAHYGYNDFVLCMGYKSEVIKDFFLNYEVRSSDITIKLGKKSEQIISETSHDEDGWEITLAETGIKAMTGARVRRIKKYIGDDPYFMLTYGDGVGDIDINALVAFHKSHGKMVTLTGVRPPGRFGELGIGDDGSTITGFNEKPQASGGRINGGYFICNREFLDILSDSEDLVLEQEPMKKLVELGELKVFEHDGFWQPMDTSREYTLLNELYNNGKAPWVKWEKK; this is encoded by the coding sequence ATGAAAGCAGTAATACTCTGTGGAGGATACGGAACAAGAATTCGAGATGTCGCTGATGACATACCTAAGCCTATGATACCAATTGGGGGAAAACCTATAATCTGGCATATTATGAAAACGTATGCTCATTATGGTTACAATGACTTTGTTTTATGCATGGGATACAAAAGTGAAGTTATTAAAGATTTTTTCTTGAATTATGAAGTTAGAAGTTCAGATATAACAATAAAATTAGGAAAAAAATCAGAACAAATAATTTCTGAAACAAGCCATGATGAAGATGGTTGGGAAATAACTCTGGCAGAAACAGGTATTAAAGCAATGACAGGAGCTAGAGTACGTCGCATTAAAAAGTATATTGGCGATGATCCTTATTTTATGTTAACATATGGGGATGGAGTTGGAGATATTGATATTAATGCTCTGGTAGCCTTTCATAAATCACATGGTAAAATGGTAACATTAACTGGTGTTAGGCCACCTGGAAGATTTGGTGAACTTGGTATTGGAGACGATGGATCAACAATAACAGGGTTTAACGAAAAACCTCAGGCAAGTGGTGGTAGAATTAATGGTGGATATTTCATATGTAACAGAGAGTTTTTAGATATCCTAAGTGATTCAGAAGACTTAGTTTTAGAGCAAGAGCCAATGAAAAAGCTTGTAGAATTAGGTGAATTAAAAGTTTTTGAGCATGACGGATTTTGGCAACCGATGGATACTTCAAGAGAATATACTTTATTAAATGAACTTTATAATAACGGTAAGGCACCGTGGGTAAAATGGGAGAAAAAATAA
- the rfbG gene encoding CDP-glucose 4,6-dehydratase, which yields MGEKIIFGDVYRNKKILVTGNTGFKGSWLCTWLISLGADVYGVSNEIPTKPSMFAELGLTDKMNHFFADVRDLDAMKKIINDVKPDFVFHLAAQPIVSLSYAEPVDTISTNVMGTTNVLEVLRAYDKPCTAIIITSDKCYDNVEWIYGYKETDAVGGKDIYSGSKGAAELIFKSYYHSFFKKEDGQVQIASARAGNVIGGGDWALDRIIPDCMRSWSEGKVVEIRSPKATRPWQHVLEPLSGYLQLGERLYKDHSLNGESFNFGPKPEYNHTVQEILEDMSVRWHFENSKDAYQVTGDIKFYEAGLLKLNCDKALFHFQWKPTLDYNTLIEYTSDWYYQFYKNNVDMFTYTKSQIEGYEDLAKLGNISWTK from the coding sequence ATGGGAGAAAAAATAATCTTTGGAGATGTTTATCGTAACAAAAAAATTTTAGTTACAGGTAACACAGGTTTTAAAGGATCATGGTTATGTACTTGGTTAATTTCTTTAGGGGCTGATGTTTATGGTGTTTCAAATGAAATTCCTACAAAGCCTTCTATGTTCGCTGAATTAGGGCTAACGGATAAAATGAATCATTTTTTTGCTGATGTTAGAGATTTGGATGCAATGAAAAAAATTATAAATGATGTAAAACCTGATTTTGTATTTCATTTAGCAGCACAGCCCATAGTTTCATTATCGTATGCAGAGCCAGTTGATACAATTTCTACTAATGTAATGGGAACTACAAATGTTCTTGAAGTTTTGCGAGCATATGATAAACCTTGTACAGCAATAATAATTACAAGCGATAAATGTTACGATAACGTAGAATGGATTTATGGCTATAAAGAAACTGATGCTGTTGGAGGTAAAGATATCTACAGTGGAAGTAAGGGGGCAGCAGAATTGATTTTTAAATCTTATTATCATTCGTTTTTCAAAAAAGAAGATGGGCAAGTACAGATAGCTTCAGCTCGTGCTGGAAATGTAATAGGAGGTGGAGATTGGGCATTAGACAGAATTATACCAGATTGTATGAGATCTTGGAGCGAAGGTAAAGTAGTAGAGATTAGAAGCCCTAAAGCAACTAGACCTTGGCAACACGTTTTAGAACCTCTTAGCGGATACTTACAATTAGGAGAACGTTTGTATAAAGATCATTCTCTAAATGGTGAAAGTTTTAATTTTGGACCAAAACCGGAATATAATCATACCGTACAGGAAATATTAGAAGATATGAGTGTACGTTGGCATTTCGAAAATTCTAAAGATGCTTATCAAGTAACAGGAGATATCAAATTTTATGAAGCAGGGTTATTAAAATTAAACTGTGATAAAGCCTTATTTCATTTTCAGTGGAAACCAACATTGGATTATAATACTTTGATTGAATATACAAGCGATTGGTATTATCAGTTTTATAAGAATAATGTTGATATGTTTACTTATACAAAATCGCAGATTGAAGGATACGAAGATTTAGCTAAACTTGGTAATATATCATGGACAAAATAA